A part of Perca fluviatilis chromosome 15, GENO_Pfluv_1.0, whole genome shotgun sequence genomic DNA contains:
- the LOC120575143 gene encoding guanine nucleotide-binding protein G(I)/G(S)/G(O) subunit gamma-12-like: protein MSGKMCSSNSVIQAQKLVDQLQLEASMERIKISLTAADLVRYCQDHRRSDPLLTGIAASSNPFKDKKTCVLL, encoded by the exons ATGTCAGGAAAGATGTGCAGTAGCAACAGTGTTATTCAGGCACAAAAACTGGTGGATCAACTTCAGCTGGAGGCAAGCATGGAGAGAATAAAG ATCTCTCTGACAGCAGCAGACTTGGTCCGGTACTGTCAGGACCACAGGCGCAGTGACCCTCTGCTCACCGGCATCGCTGCCTCGTCCAACCCGTTTAAAGATAAGAAGACCTGTGTGCTGCTTTAA
- the fbxw9 gene encoding F-box/WD repeat-containing protein 9, with protein MSEVRVNLLEPEAGTCSDQGGPSPDPVKSPSIESSGPDLQGLLPAGHPSSADVSPSPSAEASGLLSLPWEMVTHIASHLPAQCVITVLPKVCHALGNVGKDNTAWQLRANRLIGSRAGFPVGPREDFDWPSACLEMEQLITCWTGQSHLVARQTQGDEEERELVRQQQRGGQDGEPVAEGQEDGREDEVEGVGVEAQEVAYGVDEGMEVAMEGEDDEMQPIVGGDQLVRLREELEERLEDDAAALMEEERDHMMVFGGNEGQDGSLNHQEVLAYARNLGNGRRVEMEQRQPPRSPSPPPALECITLTSGHIAQVNSVLLIGGEGAVCATGSRDWNVKLWDLQTGSGGTLLHTLGGQGDFSSHRGWVWCLASQGPLLASGGFDSTVRLWDLQAGGAERGLIRAGAAVLCLSFQTDVLLAGTFDKRVSMYDPRAAEPLVKSLRLHGNAVMCLAADDKYIISGSKDCTVAVYDRRAGKGLKKLRLSSYLLSMSYSGSEVWAGDNSGMIHSFSMQAGTLKPVSQFDVGHTALVTGIHRSPGSLYTCSSDSTVKVHIPCAPPRTLCTLHHQTGVSGLSVDAGVLAVASGDVCVDIWRPRK; from the exons ATGTCTGAGGTCAGGGTTAACTTGCTTGAACCGGAGGCAGGGACATGCAGTGACCAGGGAGGACCGTCTCCTGACCCTGTGAAATCTCCCAGTATTGAATCTTCTGGGCCTGACCTGCAGGG CCTTCTGCCTGCTGGTCATCCATCCTCAGCAGATGTTagtccctcaccttctgctgAGGCAAGTGGCTTGTTGTCATTACCCTGGGAGATGGTGACCCACATTGCGTCACACCTTCCTGCTCAGTGCGTCATCACTGTGCTGCCAAAG GTCTGTCATGCATTGGGTAATGTGGGTAAGGACAACACCGCTTGGCAGCTCCGGGCAAACAGACTAATAGGATCCCGAGCTGGCTTTCCAGTGGGGCCAAGGGAGGACTTTGACTGGCCCTCTGCTTGCCTGGAGATGGAGCAGCTGATAACCTGCTGGACAGGCCAATCACACCTTGTGGCCAGACAGACCCAAGGGGATGAGGAGGAAAGGGAACTAGTGAGACAGCAGCAAAGGGGAGGACAGGATGGGGAGCCAGTTGCAGAAGGACAGGAAGATGGTAGAGAGGATGAGGTAGAAGGGGTGGGAGTGGAAGCGCAGGAGGTTGCGTATGGTGTTGATGAAGGTATGGAGGTGGCAATGGAAGGTGAGGATGATGAAATGCAGCCAATCGTAGGTGGGGACCAACTGGTAAGATTGAGAGAGGAATTGGAAGAGAGACTGGAGGATGATGCAGCTGCACTAATGGAAGAGGAAAGGGACCACATGATGGTGTTTGGTGGCAATGAGGGACAGGATGGTTCTCTAAATCACCAAGAGGTCTTGGCCTACGCCAGGAATCTGGGTAATGGAAGAAGGGTAGAGATGGAGCAACGTCAACCCCCTAGAAGTCCTAGCCCACCCCCAGCGCTGGAGTGCATCACCCTAACTTCAGGCCACATTGCCCAGGTCAACTCAGTCCTCCTCATTGGGGGAGAGGGAGCAGTTTGTGCCACAGGCTCCAGAGACTGGAATGTTAAACTGTGGGATCTACAGACAGGCTCTGGTGGCACGCTGCTCCACACATTGGGAGGACAGGGTGACTTCAGCTCTCATCGGGGCTGGGTCTGGTGCCTGGCATCTCAGGGACCTCTGCTGGCCTCAGGGGGCTTCGACAGCACAGTGAGGCTGTGGGACCTACAGGCAGGTGGTGCAGAGAGGGGCCTGATCAGGGCTGGGGCCGCTGTCCTCTGCTTGTCCTTTCAGACAGATGTATTGCTGGCTGGTACATTTGACAAgagggtcagcatgtatgaccCCAGAG CTGCTGAACCCCTGGTAAAAAGCCTCCGTCTCCATGGTAACGCTGTAATGTGCCTAGCTGCAGATGACAAGTACATCATCTCTGGGAGTAAAGACTGCACTGTGGCTGTCTATGACCGTAGGGCAGGCAAGGGCTTGAAGAAACTTCGG CTGAGCTCTTATCTGCTGTCCATGAGCTACAGTGGCTCTGAAGTATGGGCAGGAGACAACAGCGGCATGATCCACTCCTTTTCCATGCAGGCGGGGACCTTAAAACCTGTGTCCCAGTTTGATGTTGGACACACAGCTCTGGTCACTGGCATCCACAGGTCCCCTGGGAGCCTCTACACCTGTTCCTCTGATAGTACTGTCAAG GTGCATATCCCCTGTGCTCCTCCAAGAACATTATGCACCCTGCATCACCAAACTGGAGTCAGTGGG CTGAGTGTGGATGCTGGAGTCCTTGCAGTAGCCTCaggggatgtgtgtgtggacatctGGAGGCCCAGAAAATGA